In one window of Gossypium arboreum isolate Shixiya-1 chromosome 4, ASM2569848v2, whole genome shotgun sequence DNA:
- the LOC108458574 gene encoding probable membrane-associated kinase regulator 4, which produces MAALSHFSNNLEEGEEEEEEDEYIDMEVSSRSKNMVSNPISREFEFQMSSVSIEKEPTNSPADELFYKGKLLPLHLPPRLQMVQKLLQNNITEPHKNDISPSSESSGDQLEHSNGGSGENPKKSWTKKLKLMKQSSIGSKLKKASRVYLRYLFGNYKSTKKTPLEQDMNGNGHRRSFSMASKRHSSGSSNGQQHLLVLKRSSSVNAEMESPIQGAIAHCKQSQQAWVRSRRTVSEVGVFSFSASDMKCSW; this is translated from the coding sequence ATGGCTGCACTAAGCCACTTCTCAAATAACCTtgaagaaggagaagaagaagaagaagaggatgaaTACATTGACATGGAAGTGAGCTCACGTTCTAAGAACATGGTCTCCAACCCCATAAGCAGAGAGTTCGAGTTCCAAATGTCTTCAGTTTCCATTGAAAAAGAGCCCACAAATTCCCCAGCTGATGAGCTTTTTTACAAAGGGAAACTCCTTCCTCTTCACCTTCCTCCTCGCCTGCAAATGGTGCAAAAATTGCTGCAAAACAACATTACCGAACCTCACAAGAACGACATCTCACCTTCTTCCGAGTCTAGTGGAGATCAGCTGGAGCATTCAAATGGCGGAAGTGGTGAAAACCCGAAGAAATCATGGACCAAAAAGCTTAAGCTGATGAAGCAATCCTCCATCGGTTCAAAACTGAAGAAGGCTTCTAGGGTTTATCTCAGATATTTGTTTGGTAATTATAAAtcaacaaagaaaactccattaGAGCAAGACATGAATGGAAATGGACATAGAAGATCGTTTTCAATGGCCAGCAAACGCCATTCATCTGGATCTTCAAATGGACAACAGCATTTGCTGGTTCTTAAACGAAGCAGCAGTGTAAACGCGGAGATGGAGAGCCCCATTCAAGGAGCCATTGCACATTGCAAGCAGTCTCAGCAGGCATGGGTTAGGTCAAGAAGAACAGTTAGCGAAGTTGGGGTGTTCTCATTTTCAGCTTCAGACATGAAATGCAGTTGGTGA